The Rhododendron vialii isolate Sample 1 chromosome 5a, ASM3025357v1 genome contains a region encoding:
- the LOC131325066 gene encoding MATH domain and coiled-coil domain-containing protein At3g58270-like isoform X2, whose translation MLVPHSDLAPNGPKPMEAANAVDTHSVDDLPSARFTWTIENFMRLNTEKLYSQIFLVGGYKWRVLVFPKGKKVEHFSMYLDVADSATLPYGWSRHAQFSLAVIDQRTNKFTVRKDTEHKFGAGVSDWGFTYILPLVELNDPVRGFLVNDTVVLEAVVTILNSHDSRMETGFEPKNKKGKKETGDNGSGNVEADIAGTTCPESTLSDATATAGKVRFLSYWVSSEALLLLEKIHSLHEGTYVKFSMKGQALPTVLLESFAALIASMSSTKVNELNEEALQLAANSTEDFEQVGLDLRWLKQRLEEAKVVKKHSESINTVESCTSALEVARATVDSCTSALEVARAKVRELEDGLARAKLEGEVMSRELPKSLGVNDSVLKDIV comes from the exons ATGCTAGTGCCGCATTCGGATTTGGCCCCAAACGGTCCTAAACCCATGGAAG CTGCTAATGCAGTGGATACGCATTCGGTTGATGATCTGCCATCGGCACGGTTCACATGGACAATCGAAAATTTTATGAGGTTGAATACTGAGAAGCTGTACTCTCAAATTTTCCTTGTTGGAGGATATAAATG GAGGGTGCTCGTGTtcccaaaagggaaaaaagtggAACATTTTTCGATGTATCTAGACGTTGCAGATTCGGCTACTTTGCCATATGGGTGGAGTAGACACGCTCAATTCAGCTTAGCTGTGATCGATCAACGTACTAACAAGTTCACAGTTAGGAAAG ACACAGAACACAAGTTCGGTGCAGGAGTCAGTGATTGGGGTTTCACTTATATCTTGCCTCTAGTGGAACTGAATGATCCCGTACGAGGTTTTCTGGTGAATGATACTGTCGTACTTGAAGCCGTTGTTACCATCCTCAATTCCCATGACTCAAGAATGGAGACTggttttgaaccaaaaaataaaaaagggaaaaaggagACTGGTGACAATGGCTCGGGAAATGTAGAAGCTGACATTGCTGGTACGACTTGTCCTGAAAGTACGCTAAGTGACGCAACAGCTACTGCAGGCAAAGTCAGGTTTTTGTCATACTGGGTTTCTTCAGAGGCACTCCTGTTACTTGAAAAGATCCACAGCCTTCACGAGGGCACTTATGTCAAATTCTCAATGAAAGGTCAGGCTCTGCCAACTGTGCTACTTGAGTCGTTTGCTGCGTTGATTGCGTCGATGTCATCCACTAAGGTGAATGAATTGAATGAGGAAGCGTTGCAACTGGCTGCCAATTCTACGGAGGACTTTGAGCAAGTAGGGTTGGACTTGAGGTGGCTGAAGCAGAGGCTAGAGGAAGCAAAGGTGGTGAAAAAGCACTCGGAGTCGATCAACACTGTTGAGTCTTGTACGAGTGCTTTGGAAGTGGCTCGAGCCACTGTTGACTCTTGTACGAGTGCTTTGGAAGTGGCTCGTGCCAAGGTTCGTGAACTCGAAGATGGGCTTGCCAGAGCCAAGTTAGAAGGAGAGGTGATGTCCAGGGAACTGCCCAAATCCTTGGGAGTGAATGATTCTGTACTTAAGGATATTGTGTAG
- the LOC131325066 gene encoding MATH domain and coiled-coil domain-containing protein At3g58270-like isoform X3 translates to MLVPHSDLAPNGPKPMEEAANAVDTHSVDDLPSARFTWTIENFMRLNTEKLYSQIFLVGGYKWRVLVFPKGKKVEHFSMYLDVADSATLPYGWSRHAQFSLAVIDQRTNKFTVRKDTEHKFGAGVSDWGFTYILPLVELNDPVRGFLVNDTVVLEAVVTILNSHDSRMETGFEPKNKKGKKETGDNGSGNVEADIAGTTCKVRFLSYWVSSEALLLLEKIHSLHEGTYVKFSMKGQALPTVLLESFAALIASMSSTKVNELNEEALQLAANSTEDFEQVGLDLRWLKQRLEEAKVVKKHSESINTVESCTSALEVARATVDSCTSALEVARAKVRELEDGLARAKLEGEVMSRELPKSLGVNDSVLKDIV, encoded by the exons ATGCTAGTGCCGCATTCGGATTTGGCCCCAAACGGTCCTAAACCCATGGAAG AAGCTGCTAATGCAGTGGATACGCATTCGGTTGATGATCTGCCATCGGCACGGTTCACATGGACAATCGAAAATTTTATGAGGTTGAATACTGAGAAGCTGTACTCTCAAATTTTCCTTGTTGGAGGATATAAATG GAGGGTGCTCGTGTtcccaaaagggaaaaaagtggAACATTTTTCGATGTATCTAGACGTTGCAGATTCGGCTACTTTGCCATATGGGTGGAGTAGACACGCTCAATTCAGCTTAGCTGTGATCGATCAACGTACTAACAAGTTCACAGTTAGGAAAG ACACAGAACACAAGTTCGGTGCAGGAGTCAGTGATTGGGGTTTCACTTATATCTTGCCTCTAGTGGAACTGAATGATCCCGTACGAGGTTTTCTGGTGAATGATACTGTCGTACTTGAAGCCGTTGTTACCATCCTCAATTCCCATGACTCAAGAATGGAGACTggttttgaaccaaaaaataaaaaagggaaaaaggagACTGGTGACAATGGCTCGGGAAATGTAGAAGCTGACATTGCTGGTACGACTT GCAAAGTCAGGTTTTTGTCATACTGGGTTTCTTCAGAGGCACTCCTGTTACTTGAAAAGATCCACAGCCTTCACGAGGGCACTTATGTCAAATTCTCAATGAAAGGTCAGGCTCTGCCAACTGTGCTACTTGAGTCGTTTGCTGCGTTGATTGCGTCGATGTCATCCACTAAGGTGAATGAATTGAATGAGGAAGCGTTGCAACTGGCTGCCAATTCTACGGAGGACTTTGAGCAAGTAGGGTTGGACTTGAGGTGGCTGAAGCAGAGGCTAGAGGAAGCAAAGGTGGTGAAAAAGCACTCGGAGTCGATCAACACTGTTGAGTCTTGTACGAGTGCTTTGGAAGTGGCTCGAGCCACTGTTGACTCTTGTACGAGTGCTTTGGAAGTGGCTCGTGCCAAGGTTCGTGAACTCGAAGATGGGCTTGCCAGAGCCAAGTTAGAAGGAGAGGTGATGTCCAGGGAACTGCCCAAATCCTTGGGAGTGAATGATTCTGTACTTAAGGATATTGTGTAG
- the LOC131325957 gene encoding MATH domain and coiled-coil domain-containing protein At3g58270-like isoform X1, with translation MSLPTPTDPSSVLFTWKIENFSKLKAEKLYSPIFYCGGFKWRLNAYPKGLSVYLDIPDSAKLPPGWSRYARFSISLINQIHTRATKRIDTEHKFNAGESSWGFPSFLPLVKLNDPEEGFLVNDTIVLEASITIPNSHDSKKETGFEPEKKKIKQETGDNGSGNVEADITGASPSPQSMIQSILGSQISFAGKVRFLSYWVSSEALLLLEKIHSLHEGTFLEFLMKGQALPTMILESFAAFVASMSSTKVNELNEEVLRLAANSIDDFEQVGLDLRWLKQRLEEAKVVKKHSESVNTVESCTSALEVARATVESCTSALEVARAKVRELEEGLAKAKAEREVMSRELPKSLGENDAVLKDIV, from the exons ATGTCTCTCCCGACGCCTACTGATCCATCATCAGTGCTCTTCACATGGAAGATTGAAAATTTTTCTAAGCTGAAGGCTGAGAAACTCTACTCACCAATCTTCTACTGCGGTGGATTCAAATG GCGGCTAAATGCATATCCGAAGGGTTTGTCGGTGTATTTAGATATTCCCGATTCGGCGAAGTTGCCCCCCGGGTGGAGTAGATACGCCCGTTTCAGCATATCTTTGATCAATCAAATTCATACCCGAGCTACAAAACGCATAG ACACAGAACATAAGTTCAATGCAGGAGAAAGTAGTTGGGGTTTCCCTTCTTTCTTGCCTCTTGTAAAACTGAATGATCCGGAGGAAGGTTTTCTGGTGAATGATACTATCGTACTTGAAGCCAGTATAACCATCCCCAATTCTCATGACTCAAAAAAGGAGACTGGTTTTgaaccagaaaagaaaaaaataaaacaggagACTGGTGACAATGGCTCAGGAAATGTAGAAGCTGACATTACTGGGGCTTCTCCTTCTCCTCAAAGTATGATCCAATCAATTTTGGGTTCCCAAATATCCTTTGCAGGCAAAGTCAGGTTTTTGTCATACTGGGTTTCTTCAGAGGCACTCCTGTTACTTGAAAAGATACACAGCCTTCACGAGGGTACTTTTCTTGAATTCTTGATGAAAGGTCAGGCTCTGCCAACTATGATACTTGAGTCGTTTGCTGCATTTGTTGCATCGATGTCATCCACTAAGGTGAATGAATTGAATGAGGAAGTGTTGCGACTAGCTGCCAATTCGATAGACGACTTTGAGCAAGTAGGGTTGGACTTGAGGTGGCTGAAGCAGAGGCTAGAGGAAGCAAAGGTGGTGAAAAAGCACTCGGAGTCGGTCAACACTGTTGAGTCTTGTACAAGTGCTTTGGAAGTGGCTCGAGCCACAGTTGAGTCTTGTACAAGTGCTTTGGAGGTGGCTCGAGCCAAGGTTCGGGAGCTCGAAGAAGGGCTTGCCAAAGCCAAGGCAGAACGAGAGGTGATGTCCAGGGAACTGCCCAAATCACTGGGAGAGAATGATGCTGTACTTAAGGATATCGTATAG
- the LOC131325066 gene encoding MATH domain and coiled-coil domain-containing protein At3g58270-like isoform X1 — MLVPHSDLAPNGPKPMEEAANAVDTHSVDDLPSARFTWTIENFMRLNTEKLYSQIFLVGGYKWRVLVFPKGKKVEHFSMYLDVADSATLPYGWSRHAQFSLAVIDQRTNKFTVRKDTEHKFGAGVSDWGFTYILPLVELNDPVRGFLVNDTVVLEAVVTILNSHDSRMETGFEPKNKKGKKETGDNGSGNVEADIAGTTCPESTLSDATATAGKVRFLSYWVSSEALLLLEKIHSLHEGTYVKFSMKGQALPTVLLESFAALIASMSSTKVNELNEEALQLAANSTEDFEQVGLDLRWLKQRLEEAKVVKKHSESINTVESCTSALEVARATVDSCTSALEVARAKVRELEDGLARAKLEGEVMSRELPKSLGVNDSVLKDIV, encoded by the exons ATGCTAGTGCCGCATTCGGATTTGGCCCCAAACGGTCCTAAACCCATGGAAG AAGCTGCTAATGCAGTGGATACGCATTCGGTTGATGATCTGCCATCGGCACGGTTCACATGGACAATCGAAAATTTTATGAGGTTGAATACTGAGAAGCTGTACTCTCAAATTTTCCTTGTTGGAGGATATAAATG GAGGGTGCTCGTGTtcccaaaagggaaaaaagtggAACATTTTTCGATGTATCTAGACGTTGCAGATTCGGCTACTTTGCCATATGGGTGGAGTAGACACGCTCAATTCAGCTTAGCTGTGATCGATCAACGTACTAACAAGTTCACAGTTAGGAAAG ACACAGAACACAAGTTCGGTGCAGGAGTCAGTGATTGGGGTTTCACTTATATCTTGCCTCTAGTGGAACTGAATGATCCCGTACGAGGTTTTCTGGTGAATGATACTGTCGTACTTGAAGCCGTTGTTACCATCCTCAATTCCCATGACTCAAGAATGGAGACTggttttgaaccaaaaaataaaaaagggaaaaaggagACTGGTGACAATGGCTCGGGAAATGTAGAAGCTGACATTGCTGGTACGACTTGTCCTGAAAGTACGCTAAGTGACGCAACAGCTACTGCAGGCAAAGTCAGGTTTTTGTCATACTGGGTTTCTTCAGAGGCACTCCTGTTACTTGAAAAGATCCACAGCCTTCACGAGGGCACTTATGTCAAATTCTCAATGAAAGGTCAGGCTCTGCCAACTGTGCTACTTGAGTCGTTTGCTGCGTTGATTGCGTCGATGTCATCCACTAAGGTGAATGAATTGAATGAGGAAGCGTTGCAACTGGCTGCCAATTCTACGGAGGACTTTGAGCAAGTAGGGTTGGACTTGAGGTGGCTGAAGCAGAGGCTAGAGGAAGCAAAGGTGGTGAAAAAGCACTCGGAGTCGATCAACACTGTTGAGTCTTGTACGAGTGCTTTGGAAGTGGCTCGAGCCACTGTTGACTCTTGTACGAGTGCTTTGGAAGTGGCTCGTGCCAAGGTTCGTGAACTCGAAGATGGGCTTGCCAGAGCCAAGTTAGAAGGAGAGGTGATGTCCAGGGAACTGCCCAAATCCTTGGGAGTGAATGATTCTGTACTTAAGGATATTGTGTAG
- the LOC131325957 gene encoding MATH domain and coiled-coil domain-containing protein At3g58270-like isoform X2 has protein sequence MSLPTPTDPSSVLFTWKIENFSKLKAEKLYSPIFYCGGFKWRLNAYPKGLSVYLDIPDSAKLPPGWSRYARFSISLINQIHTRATKRIDTEHKFNAGESSWGFPSFLPLVKLNDPEEGFLVNDTIVLEASITIPNSHDSKKETGFEPEKKKIKQETGDNGSGNVEADITGASPSPQSMIQSILGSQISFAGKVRFLSYWVSSEALLLLEKIHSLHEGTFLEFLMKGQALPTMILESFAAFVASMSSTKVNELNEEVLRLAANSIDDFEQVGLDLRWLKQRLEEAKVVKKHSESVNTVESCTSALEVARAKVRELEEGLAKAKAEREVMSRELPKSLGENDAVLKDIV, from the exons ATGTCTCTCCCGACGCCTACTGATCCATCATCAGTGCTCTTCACATGGAAGATTGAAAATTTTTCTAAGCTGAAGGCTGAGAAACTCTACTCACCAATCTTCTACTGCGGTGGATTCAAATG GCGGCTAAATGCATATCCGAAGGGTTTGTCGGTGTATTTAGATATTCCCGATTCGGCGAAGTTGCCCCCCGGGTGGAGTAGATACGCCCGTTTCAGCATATCTTTGATCAATCAAATTCATACCCGAGCTACAAAACGCATAG ACACAGAACATAAGTTCAATGCAGGAGAAAGTAGTTGGGGTTTCCCTTCTTTCTTGCCTCTTGTAAAACTGAATGATCCGGAGGAAGGTTTTCTGGTGAATGATACTATCGTACTTGAAGCCAGTATAACCATCCCCAATTCTCATGACTCAAAAAAGGAGACTGGTTTTgaaccagaaaagaaaaaaataaaacaggagACTGGTGACAATGGCTCAGGAAATGTAGAAGCTGACATTACTGGGGCTTCTCCTTCTCCTCAAAGTATGATCCAATCAATTTTGGGTTCCCAAATATCCTTTGCAGGCAAAGTCAGGTTTTTGTCATACTGGGTTTCTTCAGAGGCACTCCTGTTACTTGAAAAGATACACAGCCTTCACGAGGGTACTTTTCTTGAATTCTTGATGAAAGGTCAGGCTCTGCCAACTATGATACTTGAGTCGTTTGCTGCATTTGTTGCATCGATGTCATCCACTAAGGTGAATGAATTGAATGAGGAAGTGTTGCGACTAGCTGCCAATTCGATAGACGACTTTGAGCAAGTAGGGTTGGACTTGAGGTGGCTGAAGCAGAGGCTAGAGGAAGCAAAGGTGGTGAAAAAGCACTCGGAGTCGGTCAACACTGTTGAGTCTTGTACAAGTGCTTTGGAA GTGGCTCGAGCCAAGGTTCGGGAGCTCGAAGAAGGGCTTGCCAAAGCCAAGGCAGAACGAGAGGTGATGTCCAGGGAACTGCCCAAATCACTGGGAGAGAATGATGCTGTACTTAAGGATATCGTATAG